Proteins from a single region of Raphanus sativus cultivar WK10039 unplaced genomic scaffold, ASM80110v3 Scaffold0664, whole genome shotgun sequence:
- the LOC130502694 gene encoding uncharacterized protein LOC130502694, with protein sequence GTLVLAHQDKNTIPRRTPLFEFNNEASSGSKLFAPVQKWQSKQNLAYAATNVNVGDSRPQMSTLSGHSGTEDRLRSDFDQPSFSLGLTQEKDALPSREHDQMGENNTHHGLETHLDTFLSRKSKRIKTVPQYLLSGYQCGSSILNRAREGQLCGGSYYDMSVVRDKYARLSTLLKKPCFINVGGLSVTHKDLIDIADRTRLLPGKASYYFKTDLRRSGVYL encoded by the exons gGGACCCTCGTACTCGCCCATCAAGATAAAAATACCATTCCTCGACGTACTCCTCTTTTTGAATTTAACAACGAAGCTTCCTCAGGATCAAAACTGTTTGCCCCC GTCCAAAAATGGCAGTCGAAACAAAATCTCGCTTATGCCGCTACAAACGTGAATGTCGGAGATAGCAGACCTCAAATGAGTACACTATCGGGGCACAGCGGAACGGAGGATCGCCTTAGATCAGAT TTCGATCAACCATCTTTCTCTTTGGGCCTGACTCAAGAGAAAGATGCTTTACCCTCGCGTGAACACGATCAGATGGGAGAGAATAATACTCATCATGGTTTGGAGACGCATCTAGATACTTTCCTCTCTCGAAAAAGCAAGCGTATCAAGACAGTCCCACAGTATTTACTTAGCGGTTACCAGTGCGGGAGTAGCATACTTAATCGTGCTCGAGAAGGTCAACTTTGTGGGGGTAGCTATTATGATATGTCGGTTGTTCGTGACAAGTATGCTCGACTGTCCACACTACTTAAGAAACCTTG TTTTATAAACGTTGGTGGACTCTCGGTTACCCATAAAGACCTTATTGATATAGCGGACAGAACTCGTTTGTTACCTGGCAAGgcaagttattattttaaaactgatctACGGAGAAGTGGAGTATATTTATGA